A single genomic interval of Spirosoma taeanense harbors:
- the tyrS gene encoding tyrosine--tRNA ligase produces MNFIEELRWRGMLHDMTPGTEEQLQKEMTAGYIGFDPTAASLHIGNLAAIMLLVHLQRAGHKPFALVGGATGMIGDPSGRSTERDYLSEETLRRNQEGIRAQLSRFLDFESGGNAAEMVNNYDWFKEMTFLDFLREAGQHITVNYMVAKDSVKKRLETGLSFMEFSYQLLQGYDFYWLYRNKGVRLQMGGSDQWGNITTGTELIRRKEGREEYQAYALTTPLITKADGTKFGKSAGGNVWLDPAMTSPYQFYQFWLNATDDDCPRLIRVFTLLSREEIEELERQHAEAPHLRILQKAIAQDVTIRVHSQAGYDLAVKASEVLFGKATLETLRSIEAHEFDIIFEGVPQTEITLDELINSKDLTDLLSVASRGEIYTSKGEARRAIAQNAVSINKTKVTDPAAPLTLEWLQDRYVLVSKGKKNHLLKKV; encoded by the coding sequence ATGAATTTCATCGAAGAACTCCGCTGGCGTGGCATGTTGCATGACATGACCCCCGGTACCGAAGAACAACTCCAGAAAGAAATGACGGCCGGCTACATTGGCTTCGATCCCACGGCTGCGTCGCTCCATATCGGAAATCTGGCGGCAATCATGCTACTGGTTCATTTGCAGCGAGCCGGTCATAAACCATTTGCGCTGGTGGGTGGCGCTACCGGCATGATCGGCGATCCATCGGGGCGTTCTACAGAGCGGGATTATTTATCCGAAGAGACGCTACGTCGTAACCAGGAAGGCATTCGGGCACAGCTTTCCCGTTTCCTTGACTTTGAGTCTGGGGGAAACGCTGCTGAAATGGTCAACAATTACGACTGGTTCAAGGAAATGACCTTCCTGGATTTCTTACGGGAGGCCGGTCAGCACATCACCGTCAACTACATGGTTGCCAAAGATTCGGTGAAAAAGCGACTGGAGACCGGTCTGTCATTTATGGAGTTTTCCTATCAGTTGCTGCAGGGGTACGACTTTTACTGGCTGTACAGGAACAAAGGCGTCCGTCTGCAAATGGGCGGCTCTGATCAATGGGGAAACATTACAACTGGTACTGAACTGATCCGACGTAAGGAAGGCCGGGAAGAATACCAGGCCTATGCGTTGACAACCCCCTTAATCACGAAAGCCGATGGAACCAAGTTCGGCAAATCAGCCGGGGGAAACGTCTGGCTCGATCCGGCTATGACGTCGCCGTATCAATTCTACCAATTCTGGCTGAACGCCACGGATGATGACTGTCCACGTTTGATTCGAGTATTTACCTTACTGTCACGCGAAGAAATAGAAGAGCTGGAACGTCAGCATGCTGAGGCTCCGCATCTGCGTATACTACAAAAGGCCATCGCCCAAGACGTAACAATTCGGGTGCATTCACAGGCTGGGTATGATCTGGCCGTAAAAGCTTCAGAGGTATTGTTCGGAAAAGCAACGCTGGAAACCCTTCGGTCAATAGAGGCCCATGAGTTCGATATTATTTTTGAGGGGGTTCCGCAAACCGAGATAACCCTTGATGAATTAATAAACAGCAAAGACCTGACCGATCTTCTGTCGGTTGCCAGCCGGGGGGAAATCTATACTTCAAAAGGAGAAGCCCGACGCGCCATTGCTCAAAACGCGGTGAGCATTAACAAAACCAAGGTTACAGACCCCGCTGCACCTTTAACTTTGGAATGGCTGCAGGACCGGTATGTGCTCGTGTCTAAAGGGAAGAAAAATCACTTGCTGAAAAAAGTTTAA